A window of the Hevea brasiliensis isolate MT/VB/25A 57/8 chromosome 6, ASM3005281v1, whole genome shotgun sequence genome harbors these coding sequences:
- the LOC110638638 gene encoding auxin response factor 4 isoform X1, translating to MEIDLNHAVTEVEKNAFCTNGDSSSSSCSSNSSPSPMPSSIYLELWHACAGPLTSLPKKGNVVVYFPQGHLEQVASSAPFSPMEMPTFDLQPQIFCKVVNVQFLANKENDEVYTQLTLLPQPELVGHDLEGKELENLGVDEEGGGGLPAKSTPHMFCKTLTASDTSTHGGFSVPRRAAEDCFPPLDYKQQRPSQELVAKDLHGVEWRFRHIYRGQPRRHLLTTGWSIFVSQKNLVSGDAVLFLRGEDGELRLGIRRAVRPRNGLPDSVVGKQNSYPSVLSLVANAISTKSMFNVLYSPRASHAEFVVPYKKYMKSIMNPVCIGTRFKMRFEMDDSPERRCSGVVTGMSDLDPYRWPNSKWRCLMVRWDEDVVSDHQERVSLWEIDPSVSLPPLSIQSSPRLKKLRTGLPANPPDNPITGGGGFLDFEESGRSSKVLQGQENVGFVSPLYGHDTLNRPPDFEMQNSAHQNLVSTGRDKANISEITRARSTTYTGFAESNRFPKVLQGQEICPLRSLTGKSDFNLGAWGRPNLRCGPFNIYQAPRPNFYPLAAESFQNMYFPYADLYKTGQDPRMCSYATNFPREKLQFGASSIQTGVARDEVGKPNQSSEHKSQETISASPALGVNLINQKDNSFNGTASGCKLFGFSLTAESPTPNSQNSGKRSCTKVHKQGSLVGRAIDLSRLNGYDDLLSELERLFSMEGFLRDHKKGWRILYTDSENDVMVVGDDPWHEFCNVVSKIHIYTQEEVEKMTIGVIGDDTQSCLDQAHVVMEASKSSSVGQPDSSPQ from the exons ATGGAAATTGATCTGAACCATGCAGTGACTGAGGTGGAGAAGAATGCATTTTGTACTAATGGGgactcttcctcttcttcttgttCTTCTAATTCATCTCCATCTCCTATGCCCTCTTCAATTTACTTGGAGCTTTGGCATGCTTGTGCTGGCCCTCTCACTTCACTGCCCAAGAAAGGGAATGTGGTTGTCTACTTTCCTCAAGGCCACCTGGAACAGGTTGCCTCTTCGGCTCCTTTCTCTCCTATGGAAATGCCCACCTTTGATCTCCAGCCACAAATCTTTTGCAAAGTTGTAAATGTGCAATTCCTT GCTAACAAAGAGAACGATGAGGTCTACACTCAGCTTACTTTGCTTCCTCAACCAGAG TTGGTAGGACACGATTTAGAGGGCAAAGAGCTTGAAAATTTAGGTGTGGATGAAGAAGGTGGAGGCGGATTACCAGCAAAATCAACCCCTCATATGTTTTGCAAAACACTCACAGCTTCTGATACTAGCACCCATGGAGGGTTCTCTGTTCCCCGTAGAGCTGCCGAAGACTGTTTCCCTCCGTTG GATTACAAACAGCAGAGGCCCTCTCAGGAGCTTGTGGCCAAAGACCTACACGGAGTAGAGTGGAGATTTCGACACATATACAGAG GTCAACCCAGGAGGCATCTGCTTACTACAGGGTGGAGTATTTTTGTGAGTCAAAAGAATCTTGTTTCAGGGGATGCGGTGCTATTTCTAAG GGGTGAAGATGGGGAGCTGAGATTGGGGATTAGAAGAGCTGTTCGACCAAGAAATGGTCTTCCTGATTCAGTTGTTGGCAAACAGAATTCCTATCCCAGTGTTCTTTCTCTAGTGGCTAATGCAATTTCCACCAAAAGCATGTTTAATGTTTTGTACAGTCCAAG GGCCAGTCATGCAGAGTTTGTAGTACCCTACAAAAAGTATATGAAAAGCATCATGAATCCAGTGTGCATTGGGACAAGATTcaaaatgagatttgaaatgGATGATTCTCCAGAAAGAAG GTGCAGTGGTGTTGTCACTGGAATGAGTGACTTGGATCCTTATAGATGGCCTAACTCAAAATGGAGGTGCTTAATG GTGAGGTGGGATGAAGATGTTGTTAGTGATCATCAAGAACGAGTTTCTCTATGGGAGATTGATCCTTCTGTTTCACTCCCACCCTTGAGCATTCAATCTTCCCCAAGGCTGAAGAAACTGCGGACTGGTCTGCCAGCAAACCCACCTGATAACCCCATAACTG GGGGGGGTGGTTTTTTAGACTTTGAGGAGTCTGGAAGATCCTCTAAGGTCTTGCAAGGTCAAGAAAATGTAGGTTTTGTGTCACCCTTATATGGACATGACACGTTAAACCGCCCACCAGATTTTGAGATGCAAAACTCAGCGCATCAAAATCTTGTGTCAACTGGAAGAGATAAGGCTAATATTAGCGAGATAACAAGGGCTCGCTCAACCACTTACACAGGCTTTGCGGAATCTAATAGATTTCCGAAGGTCTTGCAAGGTCAAGAAATATGCCCACTGAGATCACTGACTGGAAAAAGTGATTTCAACCTAGGTGCTTGGGGCAGACCCAATCTTAGATGTGGTCCTTTCAACATATATCAAGCACCAAGACCTAATTTTTATCCGCTAGCAGCAGAAAGCTTTCAAAATATGTATTTTCCTTATGCTGATTTATATAAAACTGGCCAAGATCCTAGAATGTGTTCTTATGCTACTAACTTCCCAAGAGAAAAACTCCAATTTGGTGCATCTTCTATTCAGACTGGTGTTGCTAGGGATGAAGTTGGAAAGCCAAATCAATCAAGTGAGCACAAGTCACAGGAAACTATTTCTGCATCACCAGCCTTAGGGGTAAATCTAATAAATCAAAAGGATAACTCTTTTAATGGGACTGCTAGTGGCTGCAAGCTGTTTGGATTCTCGTTGACTGCCGAATCACCTACTCCAAACTCACAAAACTCTGGTAAGCGGAGTTGTACAAAG GTTCATAAGCAGGGCAGCTTGGTTGGAAGAGCTATTGATCTCTCAAGACTGAATGGCTATGATGACCTGTTGAGTGAACTAGAGCGACTATTTAGCATGGAAGGCTTTCTACGAGATCATAAGAAAGGGTGGCGGATCTTGTATACTGACAGTGAGAATGATGTAATGGTTGTCGGGGATGATCCATGGCA TGAGTTCTGTAATGTGGTATCCAAGATCCATATATATACTCAAGAAGAAGTGGAGAAGATGACCATTGGAGTTATTGGTGATGATACTCAAAGCTGTTTGGATCAAGCTCATGTTGTAATGGAAGCATCAAAGTCTTCATCAGTGGGCCAGCCAGATTCTTCTCCACAGTAG
- the LOC110638638 gene encoding auxin response factor 4 isoform X3 has translation MEIDLNHAVTEVEKNAFCTNGDSSSSSCSSNSSPSPMPSSIYLELWHACAGPLTSLPKKGNVVVYFPQGHLEQVASSAPFSPMEMPTFDLQPQIFCKVVNVQFLANKENDEVYTQLTLLPQPELVGHDLEGKELENLGVDEEGGGGLPAKSTPHMFCKTLTASDTSTHGGFSVPRRAAEDCFPPLDYKQQRPSQELVAKDLHGVEWRFRHIYRGQPRRHLLTTGWSIFVSQKNLVSGDAVLFLRGEDGELRLGIRRAVRPRNGLPDSVVGKQNSYPSVLSLVANAISTKSMFNVLYSPRASHAEFVVPYKKYMKSIMNPVCIGTRFKMRFEMDDSPERRCSGVVTGMSDLDPYRWPNSKWRCLMVRWDEDVVSDHQERVSLWEIDPSVSLPPLSIQSSPRLKKLRTGLPANPPDNPITGGGGFLDFEESGRSSKVLQGQENVGFVSPLYGHDTLNRPPDFEMQNSAHQNLVSTGRDKANISEITRARSTTYTGFAESNRFPKVLQGQEICPLRSLTGKSDFNLGAWGRPNLRCGPFNIYQAPRPNFYPLAAESFQNMYFPYADLYKTGQDPRMCSYATNFPREKLQFGASSIQTGVARDEVGKPNQSSEHKSQETISASPALGVNLINQKDNSFNGTASGCKLFGFSLTAESPTPNSQNSGS, from the exons ATGGAAATTGATCTGAACCATGCAGTGACTGAGGTGGAGAAGAATGCATTTTGTACTAATGGGgactcttcctcttcttcttgttCTTCTAATTCATCTCCATCTCCTATGCCCTCTTCAATTTACTTGGAGCTTTGGCATGCTTGTGCTGGCCCTCTCACTTCACTGCCCAAGAAAGGGAATGTGGTTGTCTACTTTCCTCAAGGCCACCTGGAACAGGTTGCCTCTTCGGCTCCTTTCTCTCCTATGGAAATGCCCACCTTTGATCTCCAGCCACAAATCTTTTGCAAAGTTGTAAATGTGCAATTCCTT GCTAACAAAGAGAACGATGAGGTCTACACTCAGCTTACTTTGCTTCCTCAACCAGAG TTGGTAGGACACGATTTAGAGGGCAAAGAGCTTGAAAATTTAGGTGTGGATGAAGAAGGTGGAGGCGGATTACCAGCAAAATCAACCCCTCATATGTTTTGCAAAACACTCACAGCTTCTGATACTAGCACCCATGGAGGGTTCTCTGTTCCCCGTAGAGCTGCCGAAGACTGTTTCCCTCCGTTG GATTACAAACAGCAGAGGCCCTCTCAGGAGCTTGTGGCCAAAGACCTACACGGAGTAGAGTGGAGATTTCGACACATATACAGAG GTCAACCCAGGAGGCATCTGCTTACTACAGGGTGGAGTATTTTTGTGAGTCAAAAGAATCTTGTTTCAGGGGATGCGGTGCTATTTCTAAG GGGTGAAGATGGGGAGCTGAGATTGGGGATTAGAAGAGCTGTTCGACCAAGAAATGGTCTTCCTGATTCAGTTGTTGGCAAACAGAATTCCTATCCCAGTGTTCTTTCTCTAGTGGCTAATGCAATTTCCACCAAAAGCATGTTTAATGTTTTGTACAGTCCAAG GGCCAGTCATGCAGAGTTTGTAGTACCCTACAAAAAGTATATGAAAAGCATCATGAATCCAGTGTGCATTGGGACAAGATTcaaaatgagatttgaaatgGATGATTCTCCAGAAAGAAG GTGCAGTGGTGTTGTCACTGGAATGAGTGACTTGGATCCTTATAGATGGCCTAACTCAAAATGGAGGTGCTTAATG GTGAGGTGGGATGAAGATGTTGTTAGTGATCATCAAGAACGAGTTTCTCTATGGGAGATTGATCCTTCTGTTTCACTCCCACCCTTGAGCATTCAATCTTCCCCAAGGCTGAAGAAACTGCGGACTGGTCTGCCAGCAAACCCACCTGATAACCCCATAACTG GGGGGGGTGGTTTTTTAGACTTTGAGGAGTCTGGAAGATCCTCTAAGGTCTTGCAAGGTCAAGAAAATGTAGGTTTTGTGTCACCCTTATATGGACATGACACGTTAAACCGCCCACCAGATTTTGAGATGCAAAACTCAGCGCATCAAAATCTTGTGTCAACTGGAAGAGATAAGGCTAATATTAGCGAGATAACAAGGGCTCGCTCAACCACTTACACAGGCTTTGCGGAATCTAATAGATTTCCGAAGGTCTTGCAAGGTCAAGAAATATGCCCACTGAGATCACTGACTGGAAAAAGTGATTTCAACCTAGGTGCTTGGGGCAGACCCAATCTTAGATGTGGTCCTTTCAACATATATCAAGCACCAAGACCTAATTTTTATCCGCTAGCAGCAGAAAGCTTTCAAAATATGTATTTTCCTTATGCTGATTTATATAAAACTGGCCAAGATCCTAGAATGTGTTCTTATGCTACTAACTTCCCAAGAGAAAAACTCCAATTTGGTGCATCTTCTATTCAGACTGGTGTTGCTAGGGATGAAGTTGGAAAGCCAAATCAATCAAGTGAGCACAAGTCACAGGAAACTATTTCTGCATCACCAGCCTTAGGGGTAAATCTAATAAATCAAAAGGATAACTCTTTTAATGGGACTGCTAGTGGCTGCAAGCTGTTTGGATTCTCGTTGACTGCCGAATCACCTACTCCAAACTCACAAAACTCTG GTTCATAA
- the LOC110638638 gene encoding auxin response factor 4 isoform X2 yields MEIDLNHAVTEVEKNAFCTNGDSSSSSCSSNSSPSPMPSSIYLELWHACAGPLTSLPKKGNVVVYFPQGHLEQVASSAPFSPMEMPTFDLQPQIFCKVVNVQFLANKENDEVYTQLTLLPQPELVGHDLEGKELENLGVDEEGGGGLPAKSTPHMFCKTLTASDTSTHGGFSVPRRAAEDCFPPLDYKQQRPSQELVAKDLHGVEWRFRHIYRGQPRRHLLTTGWSIFVSQKNLVSGDAVLFLRGEDGELRLGIRRAVRPRNGLPDSVVGKQNSYPSVLSLVANAISTKSMFNVLYSPRASHAEFVVPYKKYMKSIMNPVCIGTRFKMRFEMDDSPERRCSGVVTGMSDLDPYRWPNSKWRCLMVRWDEDVVSDHQERVSLWEIDPSVSLPPLSIQSSPRLKKLRTGLPANPPDNPITGGGGFLDFEESGRSSKVLQGQENVGFVSPLYGHDTLNRPPDFEMQNSAHQNLVSTGRDKANISEITRARSTTYTGFAESNRFPKVLQGQEICPLRSLTGKSDFNLGAWGRPNLRCGPFNIYQAPRPNFYPLAAESFQNMYFPYADLYKTGQDPRMCSYATNFPREKLQFGASSIQTGVARDEVGKPNQSSEHKSQETISASPALGVNLINQKDNSFNGTASGCKLFGFSLTAESPTPNSQNSGKRSCTKVHKQGSLVGRAIDLSRLNGYDDLLSELERLFSMEGFLRDHKKGWRILYTDSENDVMVVGDDPWHEPFSWSQ; encoded by the exons ATGGAAATTGATCTGAACCATGCAGTGACTGAGGTGGAGAAGAATGCATTTTGTACTAATGGGgactcttcctcttcttcttgttCTTCTAATTCATCTCCATCTCCTATGCCCTCTTCAATTTACTTGGAGCTTTGGCATGCTTGTGCTGGCCCTCTCACTTCACTGCCCAAGAAAGGGAATGTGGTTGTCTACTTTCCTCAAGGCCACCTGGAACAGGTTGCCTCTTCGGCTCCTTTCTCTCCTATGGAAATGCCCACCTTTGATCTCCAGCCACAAATCTTTTGCAAAGTTGTAAATGTGCAATTCCTT GCTAACAAAGAGAACGATGAGGTCTACACTCAGCTTACTTTGCTTCCTCAACCAGAG TTGGTAGGACACGATTTAGAGGGCAAAGAGCTTGAAAATTTAGGTGTGGATGAAGAAGGTGGAGGCGGATTACCAGCAAAATCAACCCCTCATATGTTTTGCAAAACACTCACAGCTTCTGATACTAGCACCCATGGAGGGTTCTCTGTTCCCCGTAGAGCTGCCGAAGACTGTTTCCCTCCGTTG GATTACAAACAGCAGAGGCCCTCTCAGGAGCTTGTGGCCAAAGACCTACACGGAGTAGAGTGGAGATTTCGACACATATACAGAG GTCAACCCAGGAGGCATCTGCTTACTACAGGGTGGAGTATTTTTGTGAGTCAAAAGAATCTTGTTTCAGGGGATGCGGTGCTATTTCTAAG GGGTGAAGATGGGGAGCTGAGATTGGGGATTAGAAGAGCTGTTCGACCAAGAAATGGTCTTCCTGATTCAGTTGTTGGCAAACAGAATTCCTATCCCAGTGTTCTTTCTCTAGTGGCTAATGCAATTTCCACCAAAAGCATGTTTAATGTTTTGTACAGTCCAAG GGCCAGTCATGCAGAGTTTGTAGTACCCTACAAAAAGTATATGAAAAGCATCATGAATCCAGTGTGCATTGGGACAAGATTcaaaatgagatttgaaatgGATGATTCTCCAGAAAGAAG GTGCAGTGGTGTTGTCACTGGAATGAGTGACTTGGATCCTTATAGATGGCCTAACTCAAAATGGAGGTGCTTAATG GTGAGGTGGGATGAAGATGTTGTTAGTGATCATCAAGAACGAGTTTCTCTATGGGAGATTGATCCTTCTGTTTCACTCCCACCCTTGAGCATTCAATCTTCCCCAAGGCTGAAGAAACTGCGGACTGGTCTGCCAGCAAACCCACCTGATAACCCCATAACTG GGGGGGGTGGTTTTTTAGACTTTGAGGAGTCTGGAAGATCCTCTAAGGTCTTGCAAGGTCAAGAAAATGTAGGTTTTGTGTCACCCTTATATGGACATGACACGTTAAACCGCCCACCAGATTTTGAGATGCAAAACTCAGCGCATCAAAATCTTGTGTCAACTGGAAGAGATAAGGCTAATATTAGCGAGATAACAAGGGCTCGCTCAACCACTTACACAGGCTTTGCGGAATCTAATAGATTTCCGAAGGTCTTGCAAGGTCAAGAAATATGCCCACTGAGATCACTGACTGGAAAAAGTGATTTCAACCTAGGTGCTTGGGGCAGACCCAATCTTAGATGTGGTCCTTTCAACATATATCAAGCACCAAGACCTAATTTTTATCCGCTAGCAGCAGAAAGCTTTCAAAATATGTATTTTCCTTATGCTGATTTATATAAAACTGGCCAAGATCCTAGAATGTGTTCTTATGCTACTAACTTCCCAAGAGAAAAACTCCAATTTGGTGCATCTTCTATTCAGACTGGTGTTGCTAGGGATGAAGTTGGAAAGCCAAATCAATCAAGTGAGCACAAGTCACAGGAAACTATTTCTGCATCACCAGCCTTAGGGGTAAATCTAATAAATCAAAAGGATAACTCTTTTAATGGGACTGCTAGTGGCTGCAAGCTGTTTGGATTCTCGTTGACTGCCGAATCACCTACTCCAAACTCACAAAACTCTGGTAAGCGGAGTTGTACAAAG GTTCATAAGCAGGGCAGCTTGGTTGGAAGAGCTATTGATCTCTCAAGACTGAATGGCTATGATGACCTGTTGAGTGAACTAGAGCGACTATTTAGCATGGAAGGCTTTCTACGAGATCATAAGAAAGGGTGGCGGATCTTGTATACTGACAGTGAGAATGATGTAATGGTTGTCGGGGATGATCCATGGCA TGAACCTTTTTCCTGGTCACAGTGA